The nucleotide window GCTCCACCATTGAGCTAGCCCGGAATGATGCGTTAATTCTAGCAGAAATCCGCACCGGCGTCCAAGGCCGTCAGCTCAACTCGGCGCGCAGGACCGCCTCCAGGTCCGGCTGCCTGAAGGCGTAGCCCGAGTCCAGGGCCTTGCGGGGAGAGGCCCTCTGCCCCAGCAGGAGGGCGTCGGCCATCTGGCCGAAGGCCAGGCGCAAGGCGAAGCTCGGGACCCTCAGCGCCGCCGGCCGGCCCAAGACCCGGCCCAGGGTCCGGCAGAATTCCTCGTTGGTCACCGGCTTGGGCGAGACGGCGTTGACCGCGCCCGAGACATCCGCAGCCAGCAGATGCGCGACGAGCCCGGCGAAGTCCTCGCGCGAGATCCAGGACAGCCATTGGCGGCCGTCGCCCAGAGGCCCCCCCAGCCCCAGCCGGAACAGCGGGACCAGGCGCGAGAGCATCCCACCGCCTGCGCCGAGCACCACGCCCAGGCGCAGGCAGACCGTGCGCACGCCCAGCGCCGCGGCTTTGAGGGCCTCGAGCTCCCAGTCGCGGCACAACTCCGCCAGGAAGCCCTCGCCGTATGGGGCCGACTCGTCTACGGCCTGGTCTCCGGTCTCGCCGTAGCAGCCCACGGCAGAGGCGTTGATGAGGACCGCGGGTTTCGCCCCGACTTTCTCCAGGCCGGCCACCAAGGCTCGGGTCGGCGCCAGCCGGCTCTCCCTCAGCACGGTCCGGCGCGCTCGGCTCCAGCGCGAGTCCGCGATGCCTTCGCCGCAGAGGTTGATCCAGGCGGAGCAGTCCCCCGCGGCCCGCAGCCATTCAGGCGCCATGCCGGCTCCGTCCCAGCGCACCTGACCCGGGGCGGCCGCCGCTGGCCGCCGGGTGAGGATGACCGCCTCGTGCCCGAGCGCGCCCAGCCGAGCGCAGAGAGCGCGGCCGATGAAGCCGCTGCCTCCCGCCACCAGGACCTTCATGCGAGTCTATTATACACCGGCGGCGCGGAAATTCCCTTGATTTTTCACGCACTAAGGGCTATCCTTTCGTCATGCCAAAATTAGAATTCGACCTGGCCACTTTGTTGGGGGACGTGTCCGCCCGGGGCGGCTCGGACCTCCACCTCATCCACGGCGTCCCTCCCATCGCGCGCATCTCCGGCGACATCGGGGCCCTGCCTTACACGGTCATGACTTCCGAGGGAATCCAGGAGATCCTGCAGCCCTACCTTGACGACTATCAGCGCGACCTGCTCAAGAAGGAGTTCCGGGTCAACTGCGCGCATACCATCAACGACGGCCGCTTCCGTTTCAGCGTCTACATGGCCCTGGGCACTTGGGGAGCGTCGATCCGGGTCCTGCCCACCAAGAACTATCCCCTCTCCGCGCTGGGCCTGCCTCCCGTGGTGGGCACCTTCGTGCATAAGAAGTCGGGCATCATCTTCACCACCGGCGCCACGGGCAGCGGCAAGAGCACGACCATGGCCGCCATGCTGGAGTGGTTCAACCAGACCGGCCGCCCCGGCAAGATCATCACCATCGAGGACCCCATCGAGACTATCTTCAAGCCCTGCCGCTCCGTCTTCGTCCAGCGCGAGGTGGGGGTGGACACCCCCTCCTTCGACGCCGGCATCATCGACTCCCTGCGGCAGGACCCGGACGTGATCTGCATCGGCGAGATGCGCGACCAGAAGTCCATCTACGCGGCCATGCTCGCCGCCGAGACCGGGCACCTGGTCCTGACCACGCTGCACACCCGCGACGCCTCCAAGACGGCCCAGCGCATCGTCACCGGCGTCTCCGCCGCCGATCAGGACATCGTCCGGGAGCAGCTGGCCATGACGCTCGAGGCCGTCATCTCCCAGGAACTCCTGCCCCGGGCCGACGGCAAGGGGCTGGTCGTCTCCTGCGAGATCCTCGTCACCACGAACGCCGTGCGCTCGATGATCCGCGAGAACAAGCTGGACATGATCAACGACGCGATCCAATCCGGAAGCCAGCTCGGGATGATGTCAAAGGATGCCTCCATCAAGAACCTTTTCGCCAAGAAGATCATCACACGCGAGGTGGCCATGGAGCACATGCGCAATCCCGAGACCCTCGGGCACTGAGCGCCCGCGCTGGTTATGGCCGACGCGCCGGTGCGCATCGTCTGCGACGACAACTTCGCCAAGTTCCTGGCCGGAGCGCTGCGCTTGGAGAGCTTCTTCCCCGAGTTCCTGGCCAGCCACGTCGAGAAGTGCTTCCCGCGTAGCGGCCTCTACGCCTACCCCGACGGCTACCATGTCGTCGAGCAGGGCGACCGGGGCCGCGACATCTACGTCATCTACAACGGCTGGGTCGAAATCATCCAGAGCCTGGGCTGCGCCGCTGCGGACTTGGCGCGCCTGGGGCCGGGCGACATCCTGGGCGAGATCGCGCTGTTGCGCGACGGGGTGCGCGTGGCCACGGCCGTGGCCGGCGACGAGGCGCAGATCTTCCGGCTGGCCTTCGAGGACATGCAGTACCTGCTCCAGAACAACCCGCCGCTGTGCGAGCACCTCAACGCGCTGGCGGCCAAGCGCCTGGGCGGCTAGATGGGGCGCTGGGCCTCTGGCTGGATCGTCGCCGCGTCTTTGCTGGCCCTGCTCGCCCGGGGCCTCGCGGCCGATGAGGTGGAGTGCCCGGAGGGCACCGAGCGCATCCATACGGACAACCCTTACGATCCCTTCCAATGCGTGAACAAGGGCGACCGCCGCAAAGGCGGTCTTTCGCCGGCTCTGGGCCCGACGGGGTTCACCGCCAAGCCCCGCTGTCCCCCGGGCTCTCGCCCGGTGATGACCCCGACGTCGCTGCAGCCCTATCGTTGCGTCATGAGCTCCCGGACCCCCGCTGAGCCTGATATGACTCCCGACCTGGACACGGCGGGCCGGACCCGATCCTGGGCGGTCCCGCCTGAGTCCGCACAGAGGGGCGGCGCTCCCGGCGGCCGCCTGTCAGGTCCCCGAGGGTTGACGGAGCGTTCCTTCACCCGCTACGCCATCTCCGGCGGGCTCTCCTTCGACTACCCCAAGGACTGGCATCTCACCGAGGCTTGGACCGACGAGCCGCCCACCATCTACGTGGTCTACGACACGGGCGGCGGCAAACAGGTGACCATGACGCTGACCGCCGCGGAGCCGGGGCAGGCCGGCTACCAGAGCCTGGATCTCGCCATCCTTATGGAGAAGGAATGGCAGAACGCCGCGCTGGACAAGAACGAAGGCCGGGTGGCGGGACTGCGGACCAAGTTCGCGACGGTCCCGGGCGCCAGCCGCAGCGCTTACGTGGACCGCGGCGGCGGACGCTACCTCACCCTGAACTACAGCGCCCCGGGGGAGCTGTACGAATTCTATCTCCCCGCTTTCCAGCGCCTGCTCAAGTCATTGCGCCTGAGCCCGCGCTGAATACAAGCCGCCCAGACAGGCTGCGCGCCCGTCTGGGCGGATTCCAAGAGGCCTCAGCTGTGCTTGTCGGCCTCCGCGTAAGCCTGCTTGCCGGCCTTGAGGGCGGCCGCGATGGCTTCCTTCTTGTGCAGGCCGTCTTCCTTGATCTTGGCCAGCAGATCTCCGCCTTCCTCGCGCTTCTCCTTGAGCCAGTCGCCGATCTGCTCGCGGGTGTCCTTACCGGATTTGGGCGCAAAAAGGACGCCCAGGCCCGCGCCGATGGCGGCGCCGACCATGAACAAAATCAGGCTCGAGCCTCTGTCCTCACTTGACATATCCTATTCCTCCCCGAAATCGCGCGGCTTAACAGATATTCCGTCATTGTTATAACAGGTTGGCAAGAGGCTGTCAAGAGGAAGGCGCGCCGGGGTCGCTCGGGGCCGCTTTTCTGAGTTGGCTGTCCTTCTCGGCTAGGGCGCGCTCGTAGTCGGCCTTGAGGCGGTCCAAGGACTCAGCCTGCCGCTGCCGGGCTTCTTTCTCGCGGGACAGCTCCTCGTCGAACTTCTTAAGGAACCGCCCCTCCTTGTCGGCCCAGCTCTGGAGGAGACGCTTCTCGGCGTCGGCGTAGCGGGCCTCGGCTTCGCTGCCCTTGCGCTGGAACTCGGCCTCGAGCTCCTGGCGCCGGGCCGCGAGCTGCGCCTCGAGCTCCTGCGTGCGGTCCGCCAGGGCCCGGGCCTTCTCCTCGAACTGGCCGTCGATGGTCCGGTCGAGCCGTTCGCGCGCCGCCTTGGTCCGGGCCCAGAGCCCGTTCTCGAGCTCGGACCAGTGGGCTTGCAGGTCGGCCTCGCGCTTGGCGGACTGCTCGGCCAGGCGTGACTCCCGGGCCTGGTACTCGCGCCGCAGGGTCTCCTCGGCGCGCAGCAGGCGCGACTCCCCCTCTCGCGCCGAGAGCTCGGCGACCTTCTTGAGTTCCTGGACCTGCTCGCGCAGAGCGGAGATCTCGCGGTCCTTGTCCGCGATCTCCAGCTCCCGCCTCTTGATGGAGGCGTCGATCTCGCGGTCGCGCTGCTGGCGCAGCTGCTCCAGCATCTGCCAGTCGTGCTGCGCGGTGCGGGCGATCTCCTCCTTCGCGCGGCGCGCCGCCAGCAACTCGACCTCGCGGGCATCCAGGCTCTTTCTGAGCCGCTCCAGGGCCTTGGCCTGGGCCTCGCACTTCTCCCGGTAGGCGCGGGCCATCTGCTGGAGCTCGGCGTGCAGGCGCGCCAACTCGGTCTCCATGAGCGCGCGGCTTTCCTCGATGCGGGCCCGTTCCTCGGCCCTCACCTCGAGACGCACGGCTTCGCGCCAGCGCGCCTCGCTCTGGGTGCGCTCCTGGCGTTCTTTGTCCCAGGATTCGGCCTGCTTGTGCCATCGGTCGACCTGCTCGCTCAGCTCGGCGACCTTGGCCTCGGTGGCCTTGCGCTTGGCAGCCTCGTCCTGCACTTCGGCCTTGGCGCCGGCGTTGACGTCCTGCAGGTCCCGGATGGTGGCCAGGGCACCTCGGATGGCCAGGCGCGCGGCCTCCAGGCTGTTGATCTCGCGCAATGCCTCTTCGTCCCACTGGTTCATGAGCTGCCGTGCGGCGGCCGCCGCCAGCGTGTAGAATATAACCGAGAGGCATTACGGAATCATTACCCTGTTGCCTTGGAACGGACTAAATGCATAAAATAGCTCACTGTGATGGGGAGGCTCCCGTGAAACCAGAAGCGGCTTCGCAGAAGTTCGACGTGGTGCGTCTGGCCGACGGCCTGTTCAAGGTGAAGCTCAACCAGGGCCGGGGCTTCTTCAAGATCGGGGTGGAGAAAAAACCCGGCGAAGCCAACTCCTTCTTCCTGGAGATCAATGGCGCCCGCAAGTTCGAGATCGGCAACGACTGCGACACCTGCCACTTCTGGTTCAAATGCCTGCATGAGCCACGCCTCTCCCGCAAGGTCGTCAATCTGCCTAAGGCCTTCCAGGTCCCCCGGCCGCTGGACGAGAACATGGTCCAGGACCTGGGCCCTATCCTCGAGCTCCAGGAGAAGGGCGAGTTCGAAGTGTTCGAGACGTCCATCAACGTCACCGGCCCCTACGACAGCGAGGACGAGGGCTCCTATTTCTTCAACAGCGAGTTCATGGACCTCTGGGACATCTCGGACCCGCGCGAGGAAGGACTGCTCTCGGGCTGGGAGCATTACGAGGGGCAGCGGCCCCGCATCTTCCGGCACGCGGACTGCAACGTCGTGGAGAGCCAGTTTGATTTCGTCGTCCCTCTGGTCCCGCGCGGGATGCTCAAGGATGAGAACGTCAAGGTCTACCAGTCCATGATCGCCAACGGCGACCGGCCGCGGATCCTGCTGCTGGGCCTCTACCATCGCGGCATCCCCGAGGTGGTCCGGCGCGGACGCAGCAAGATCCTGCATAGCTTCTTCGCGGGCTTCGTCCTCGACGGACATCACAAGCTGGCGGCCTACCGCCGCGCCGGGGTGCCGGCCAAGTTCCTCGTGGTGCTCTCCCAGAAGGCCAGCAAGTACTTCCTGCTGCGCGACGAGGGCGTCGCGCCGCGCCCCAGGTTCGAAGAGCGCCTCGCGGCTCTGGCCGCGCCAGCCGCCGGCTGACTTGCGTTTTCAAAGAAACCGGCTATACTAGAGGTGTCCTCCTAGGCCTAAGGACCTATTGCTGGCTTGGGTCTTAGGACTCTGAGCAAGTAGGACTGCGGGGGCTAGAATCTAGGTATGCCGAGTGCCAAAGGGCCCAGAATCCCGTCTGTGGGGGCATGGCTCATCCCCTGGGCCTTGGCGCTGTTCGTTTTCCTGCCGCCCGCGGCGGCCGAGCCGAGCCTCTCCACGGCCGATCCCCTCTCCACCCACGTGTCCCAGCAGGCCCGCTTCGACCTCAAGGCGCTGGGCCAGGACCTGGTCCAGCATCTGAGCGGGCAGAAGCCCGCCTCCCTGCCTGACCTGGACCGGCGCCTGCGCGACATCGAGGCGCGCCTTGCGACCGGCGCGATGCTCGAGTCCGAGGCGGCCGACATCCGCGTCGAGGTGCAGCGGCTCTCGACTCTGCTCAACAATACCGCGACTTTGGCCGCGACCTCGGGCGGCGCGATGACTCCCAAGGTCCAGGCTTTGGTCAGGAACGTGACCGGGACCGCCAACGGCGGCGGCGTCGAGACCGTGGCCTTGCTCATGGCCGGCCTGCGCCGCGTGGCGGCCGAGCCCGAGGACGCGGCACAGATCTTCGACAACCTGAGCCGGCAGTTGGGCGATCCCAAGCTTTCGGCGGCGCTCAAGGCGATGGGCTCCGGTTCCGGCCGGGATGCCGTGCTCGCGGCGGTGACGGGCAAGACGGAGCCGATCTCCTACACGGACCCCGCCTTGGTCAAGAAGCTGTCGGACCTCAAGGGCGAGCCCATCCCTGCTCCCCAGACGTCCCCGTTCACACATCCTGCCGCGGTCGCCTTGAACAACCGGCACCTGGCGCTGGAGAAGAAGATCATCGCCCACCTCACCGGCGCGGCCGCCTCCACCTTCGACGGACTCAAGAAGGAGCTGGAAGGCCTCAAGAAGGACCTCGGCTCGGCGAAGGAGCTCGCCGACGGCGAGCGCGCCGCTTTGGCGAAGCTCCTGGAGCGCGACGAAAGGCTGCTGACGGGCGGCGCGGCGCTGGCGCGCGGCGAGGCGCGGCTGGATCCTCGGCTCGAGAAGGTCCTCGCCGCGGCGGCCGGCAAGGACCGGCGCGCGGCGGCCGCCGCCGTCGACGCCGTCATCAGCCAGCTGCAGAGCGTCGCGACCAAGCGCGACCCTGCGGCCCTCAACCGGGTCTTCGACAATCTGCGCGCGAGCCTGGGCTCCGATCCTTCGGTCGCAGCCGACCTCGACGCGGTCAAAGCCGAGTTCGGAGCGAAGCCATCCCGCGAGGCGGTCGTGCTCCCCGCGGCGGCCAAGACGGCGGCTGCTCCCGCGCCCGCGCCTGCGCCGGCTCCCAGCCAGGACGAAATCGCCGCTCAGAATTGCCAGGAGGCGCTCAACGGCGCGCTGCTTTCAGGGACGCTCTCAGGTTTATGCAAGAAGGGAGCCGTCGGACGCTCGGGGGCGGTGATCCTGGCCGGGGTGCTCGACACCATCCGCCAGCAGTTCGGGACAGTATCAGGGATTCTGACGAACATCGGCTTCATGCTGCTCGGCCTGCTCATGGGAGCGCTGACCGGCGGCGTGGGCTTGATCATCAAGATCATCATCGCGCTGGGCATGGGGATCTGGGCGCTGATGAAGCTGGTGCCGGCGTTCGTCAAGGCGTTCAAGGCCTTTTTTGATGCGAAAGAAGGGTCGGTCGAGCGCTATGTCGCCATCCGCCAATTGGCGGCGCTCTTCACGGGCGTCGCCATCATGATCGTGATGGCCATCATCGGCGCCAAGATCGGGAAGATGCAGAAGGTCCAGGCCTTCCAGGCCAAGCTCGCCACCGTCGCCGGGAAATTCACCCAAGCTCGCCACCGTCGCCGGGAAATTCACACCGAAGCTGCCGAGCTGGGCTTCCAAGCTGGGCGGCGGCGAGGAGCCTGCCGCGGCCCCGGAGCCTGCGGGAGCTCCCGCGAAAGCGGCGGTCTTGGCCGAAGGCGCCGAAAAGGCCCTTCCTGGCGGAAAGGCTCCCGCGGGCACGAAGGCGGTCGCCCTTGCCGAAGGCGCGGAGGAGGCCGGCGCGGCCAGCAAGGTCGCTGCCCTGGACAAGGCCCTCCCTGGCGGAAAGGCCCCCGCGGGCACGAAGGCGGTCGCCCTCGCCGAAGGCGCGGAGGAGGCCGGCGCGGCCAGCAAGGTCGCTGCCCTGGACAAGGCGCTCCCCGACGGCGAGGTCCCGACGGTCGCGGGCGAGCCCGCCCCGGTCCCGACAGGCAAACCCTCTTTCATGCAGAGCGTGCGCGAGCTTCTGGGCCGGCAGGAGAGGCTTTCCTCTTTGAAGCAGGCGCTCAAGAACCCTGAGGAGATCGCCAGTCTCGCCGAGAAGGACCCCATCATGAAGGGGATGTTGGGCGAAGGCAAGGTCCCGAACAAGGCCTTCGTCGGCGAATACCAGGCTCGGGTCGCGCAGCTGCCCAAGCCCGGGTTCATGGCATCGGTGGTCGCCAAGCTCGCCTCCCCGGAAGTCTATAACGGAGTGAACGTGTTCTCGATGCTCAACAACAGATATGAGGGACCGCCCCCTCCGCCGAAGATAAACTTCGATGGTGCTTCAGCCAAGCCGGTCGATGGCGGCGACCTGCCCCGCAAGGTGGAAGACGGCCCCAAGCCCGACGACGAGCGCGTGCCGGCTCTTCCAGAGGAGGAGCAGGGCCGCAAGCCGTCGATCGACGCCGCCGGTCCCGGCGGCCCGGTCGATTCTTCCGGCCAGTTGACCGATACTCCGTCCCCGCGCGACACCAAGACCGGGACCAACGGCATCCCCGACAAGGAGCGCCAGTCCTTCTCTCCGGATAAGGCCCCCAAAGCCGACTCAGGCGGAGACAAGGATAAAGGCGGGGTCAAGACCGGAAAGATCAACGCCGGTAATCCGTTCGGTGGCGGCGGTGGTGGCGGCGGCGGTGGCGGCGGCGGTGGCGGCGGCGGTGCTGGCGGAAGCGGCGGTGGATCCTCATCGGGCGGCGATATCGCCACGCCTGCCCTGGCCGACGCCGGCGCAGTGAGCGCGGCGGTCCCGGCCGGACTGAGCACCAAGGCCGCCGCGGACCCGATAGTCGTGCGACCCAAGCCCCTGATGACGACCCGGGACGCCCCCACCTTGGAGGGCGGACACACCGAAGCCGTCTCTTTGGCGAAGAAATACGACGGCTCCGTGGAGCGGCCCAGAGAGGGCGCGAAGAAGGACGACACACCGATCCTGGGCGCGGTCAGCGCCGGGTCCACCGGTGCCGGGTCGGAGTGGGCCGCCCTGCCCCAGTTCAGCCCGAAGCGCGCCGCGCCCGGCAAGCCCGAGACGGCCGACCCCGCCGAGGTCGCCCCCGATCAATCCCGCGGCCGGCCGGCACGGACTCCCGCGCCCATCCGAGCTGCCACCCAGGCGGCCGCCGTCAAGGCCGCCCCCGAGGATTTCACCTACACCTACCTGTCTCCAGCCCAGCATTCTTACGAATTCTCCAAGAGCTCGCCGCAGCGGCCGGACGAGTCGGGCCGCAAGCTTCTGACGGACATCGGGCTGAGGCTCTCGGCCGCCGGAGCGGTGGGCTATCTGCTGCTCTACTCCAACCTTCCCTACCTGATCGGCCTCTCCCGCCGCAAGCGCCGGCCGTAAGGAAATCCGTCCGGCCGGCACCTGCGGAACTTCCGATACGCAGGCGGAACCTCCGATACCGCCGGCGCCGTCAATAAGGTAGAATGTCGTCTCGGAACCCGATAGCGACATGATTTCCCGTTGCCCCAGTTGCGGCATCCAAGTCGACGACGAGGCCCAGCAGTGCCCCAAGTGCTATTGGGACTTCGCGAAGTTCAAGCGCGTCCCGCCGCCGGGCGCCGCGCCCGCCAAGGAAGAGGCGCCACCCCCCCGCGCCGCCAACGATTTCACGCCTGAGCCTGAGTTGCCCGCGTCCGCGTTCGCTCCTGCGCCGGCGCCGCTGCCGCCGCCGGTTCAATTGCCCCCCATCGGCAATTTCGGCGCTCAGACGCAGGGCCCGTCATTGCCGGCCGCGCCGCAGCCCCAGGCTCCCGCCCAGGCTCGGCCCGATGAATCGGGCGGTCTGTCCCTCCCGCAACTGGGCAGGATCGGCGAGCCCGCGCCGCGGGCGCAGGGGCCGTCCGGGATACCCATGCTGCCGGCCGTGCCCCCGTCTAGGACTCCCGGCGATCCTCCTTTCGCGCCGGGCCGCCCGATCGGCGCCTCCGCATCGCCGCCGCCGCTGCTGCCGGTGAGCGACTACCAGGCCCCCTCGAAGGCGGCGGCCGCCGCGCCGCCCCCGGGACCGAAAGCGGCACCCAAGCCCATCCTTCCTCCCGCGGAGAAGAAGGCCCCCGGGCCGTCGCAGGGGCTCCCTCAGGTCCCCCGGGCGCGGCCCGCCAAGCCCGAGCCGCCCCCGCTGACGGCCGTGCAGTCAGGCGGCGGCTGGGGCAGCGCCTCCCCGCCCCGGCCGTCGGCCGCTAAGCCTGGAGAGAGATCGTCGACGACGGTGCAGCCCAAGCCCGGCCGCGGGCGCTCTCCGCTGCTCAACCGCGTGACCGCCGGCGTGGTCATCCTCGGCGTGTTCTTCGTCATCGTCATGCAGATCGTCATGCGACCCGACGTGAAGGTGGGCCGCAGCAGCAGCAGCATGCCGACCTTCGCCAAGGACTCGCGGCCCCAGCCGCTGCAGTTGCCGCCCGCGAAGGAGGCCGGCGAGCCTGCCGCTGCCGCGCCGCTTCCCAGCGTCGCCCCATCGAGCACCTCCGCCGCGGCGGCCCCGGTCGAGCCCGTCCGGACGACCTCGGCTCCGGCCGTGGCGCCGGCGGTTCCGGCCGCTCCCGCGGCGGCGCCCAAGCCGCCTGCGCCGGCCGCCCCCGCCAAGGCCGCGCCGCCCGCGGCCAAGCCGCGCGCGCACAAGCGCGCTCCCAGGCCGGAGCCGGACGAGGATGAGGGCCCCCGGTGGACCTTTGAGGGCTCCGTCTACGACCTCATTTCCCTGCGGCCGGTCCACGCGGCGATCTTGGCCTTCAAGGACTCCTCAGGGAAGGTCTTCGGCCAGACCACCACCGACGAGTACGGGGACTACAGAGTCTCCTTGGAGCCGTTGTCCGAGGCGGCTTATGTCATGTCTGCCAAGCACGCCGACTACCAGGAGAAATACATCGACGAGATCAAGCCGCCCTTCAAAGAGGTCTCCCTGGAGGAGCGGCGCCAGCTCGTGAGCATGTCGGCGCGGGCCCGGCCCTGGGTGGGGAAGACAGGGCTGACGGTCCGTCGGGATTTCGTGATGATCCCAAAAGACCTGGGCAAGGGCGGTCCGGAAGCCCCTGCTGTGCCGGGCCAGTAGAAAAGGCCTAGCGGCGGCAGGCCTCTTCTACGTCGCGGATATCCTTGGGGACGTCCGTCAGATTGCGCGCCGGGCCGCTCGGCATGATGAGGATGTCGTCCTCGATGCGCACGCCCCCGAAATCCAGGAAGCGCTCGGCGCGGCTGAAGTCCACCGAGGCCTTCTGTTTGCGGCGGTTCTCCGGATCGCGCAGCAGCGCGCCGATGAAGTAGAGCCCGGGCTCGACCGTGACCACGAAGCCGGGCTCGAGCTTGGCCACGAAGCGCAGCAGGAACTTGAAGGGGTTGCGCAGCTTGCGCCGGCGTCCGCCGGCCGCGTCGTGGACGTCGAGCCCCATCATGTGCGAGAGCCCGTGGGGGTAGAAGAGCCGCACGGCCCCGTTCTCCACCAGACCGTCGGTCTCGCCCCGCAGGATGCGCAAGGACTTGAGGCCTTCGGCTATGACCCGCATGGAATGCCGGTGCAGGTCGGCGGAGGGCAGTCCGGGCCGGGCCATGGCGATGCATTCCTTCTGGGCCTGCAGCACGATGGAGTACACATCCTTCTGCCGGCCGGTGAAGCGTCCGCTCACCGGGAAGGTGCGCGTGATGTCGGCCGCGTAGCCCCGGCATTCCGCGCCTGCGTCGAGCAGCAGGAGGTCACCGGCCCGCATGCGGGAGTCGTTGCGGTGGTAATGCAGGACCGCGGCGTTGGTCCCGGAAGCGGCGATGGTGGGGAAGGCCAGCAGGGGCAGCCCAGCCTTGCGGCATTCGGCCTCGAAGAGGGCCTGGGCCTCGTACTCGAACTGGCCCGGGCGCGCGCCGCGCATCACCGCGCGGTGCGCGCGGGCGGTCGCCGCGCTGGCGCGCTCGATGAGCGCGACCTCCCCGGGCGTCTTGCAGGCGCGCAGTTCGCAGAGGGCCTCGGTGAGCTGCGCGGGACGGGCCTTCAGGCCGCTCAGGCTCTTGCGGTGGAGCTTCAAGGCGCCTTTGTCAGCGTAGACGGCGCGATAGCCCCGCCGCGTGCGGCGCAGCTCTTTGGGCAAAGTGTCGGCATAGGCGACGCTCTCCACTCCGTAGAGGCGCTTGGCCTCGGCAGGTCCGGGCACGTGGCCGAGCCAGACGCGGTGCTCGTTGTCGATGCGCGGCATGAAGAGGGTCTGCCGCCGGCGGCGGGGATCGATGAGCAAAGAGCAACCCGGCTCGTCCACGCCGCAGAGATAGAGGAAATCGGATTTCTGGCGGAACTCATAGTCCGTGTCCGCGTTGCGCGCCACCATCTCGCCGCCGGAGAGCAGGATCAAGCCGTCGTCGAGCTTGGCGGAGACGGCGCGGCGGTGTTCACGGCAGGGAGAGCCCGGCAGGGTCTGTTTCATGGGCCGATTATATCATTAAGGATGCGGAGAAAATCCGCGCGGTTGCGCCTCCTCCCGTCCATTTGCTACCATGTCTTCGGAAGCCACCGCCCCTCAACACGAACGGCAACAAGAGGTGGCTTTCATTTTTTTCCCAGTCCCAAAAGCCCTAGGTCCAAAAACGGCATCCCCTCTAGGCCCTTGGGCCAACAAGACGCCGACATACGCGAGTATAATCTCTCCATGACCAAGACTTGGCGCGCACCTCTGGCCGCAAGCCTCGCCGCCCTCCTGGCGGCCCCAGGCCCGGTCTTCGCGGGCCAAGTCGCCGCCGTGCTCCCGCATGCGGCCGCGCCGGTCCCGGCCGGCGGCACGTTCGGCGTGGCCGGCCTGCGCGCCCAGGCCGGCCTTTCGCATGGGCTGGAGCTGGGCGCCCTCTCCGGAAGCTTGAGGGGGACGT belongs to Elusimicrobiota bacterium and includes:
- a CDS encoding cyclic nucleotide-binding domain-containing protein, encoding MADAPVRIVCDDNFAKFLAGALRLESFFPEFLASHVEKCFPRSGLYAYPDGYHVVEQGDRGRDIYVIYNGWVEIIQSLGCAAADLARLGPGDILGEIALLRDGVRVATAVAGDEAQIFRLAFEDMQYLLQNNPPLCEHLNALAAKRLGG
- a CDS encoding TIGR01777 family oxidoreductase, with the protein product MKVLVAGGSGFIGRALCARLGALGHEAVILTRRPAAAAPGQVRWDGAGMAPEWLRAAGDCSAWINLCGEGIADSRWSRARRTVLRESRLAPTRALVAGLEKVGAKPAVLINASAVGCYGETGDQAVDESAPYGEGFLAELCRDWELEALKAAALGVRTVCLRLGVVLGAGGGMLSRLVPLFRLGLGGPLGDGRQWLSWISREDFAGLVAHLLAADVSGAVNAVSPKPVTNEEFCRTLGRVLGRPAALRVPSFALRLAFGQMADALLLGQRASPRKALDSGYAFRQPDLEAVLRAELS
- a CDS encoding YtxH domain-containing protein, with amino-acid sequence MSSEDRGSSLILFMVGAAIGAGLGVLFAPKSGKDTREQIGDWLKEKREEGGDLLAKIKEDGLHKKEAIAAALKAGKQAYAEADKHS
- a CDS encoding PilT/PilU family type 4a pilus ATPase; translation: MPKLEFDLATLLGDVSARGGSDLHLIHGVPPIARISGDIGALPYTVMTSEGIQEILQPYLDDYQRDLLKKEFRVNCAHTINDGRFRFSVYMALGTWGASIRVLPTKNYPLSALGLPPVVGTFVHKKSGIIFTTGATGSGKSTTMAAMLEWFNQTGRPGKIITIEDPIETIFKPCRSVFVQREVGVDTPSFDAGIIDSLRQDPDVICIGEMRDQKSIYAAMLAAETGHLVLTTLHTRDASKTAQRIVTGVSAADQDIVREQLAMTLEAVISQELLPRADGKGLVVSCEILVTTNAVRSMIRENKLDMINDAIQSGSQLGMMSKDASIKNLFAKKIITREVAMEHMRNPETLGH
- a CDS encoding aminopeptidase P family protein produces the protein MKQTLPGSPCREHRRAVSAKLDDGLILLSGGEMVARNADTDYEFRQKSDFLYLCGVDEPGCSLLIDPRRRRQTLFMPRIDNEHRVWLGHVPGPAEAKRLYGVESVAYADTLPKELRRTRRGYRAVYADKGALKLHRKSLSGLKARPAQLTEALCELRACKTPGEVALIERASAATARAHRAVMRGARPGQFEYEAQALFEAECRKAGLPLLAFPTIAASGTNAAVLHYHRNDSRMRAGDLLLLDAGAECRGYAADITRTFPVSGRFTGRQKDVYSIVLQAQKECIAMARPGLPSADLHRHSMRVIAEGLKSLRILRGETDGLVENGAVRLFYPHGLSHMMGLDVHDAAGGRRRKLRNPFKFLLRFVAKLEPGFVVTVEPGLYFIGALLRDPENRRKQKASVDFSRAERFLDFGGVRIEDDILIMPSGPARNLTDVPKDIRDVEEACRR